The window TTATTTGTTGCCTTTGGCGCATTGGTCTTAGTACCCATTTTAACAGGGCTTGATCCTAACGTTGCGCTTTTTACAGCAGGGTTTGGAACGCTTCTGTTTCAACTTACTACGCGTGAGCAGATTCCTCCAATTTTCTTGGCGTCTTCGTTTTCGTTCATTGCACCGATTATTTACGGACTTAAAACGTGGGGACTTGCAGGCACCATGTGCGGTCTTGCAGCAGCAGGACTTTTTTACTTTTTTCTCAGTGTTCTCGTACGTATCAAAGGTTCAGACTTCCTTCACAAGATTTTTCCAGCAGTGGTCGTAGGCCCTGTCATTATGACGATTGGCTTGATTCTCTCACCTGTAGCGGTCAATATGGCGATGGGAAAAACAGGCGATGGTGCGATTGTTTTAGTGCCTTTAAATCAAGCCATGATGGTTTCGATGTCAGCACTGATTGTCACGCTTTTAGTCGCACTTTTAGGTAAAGGTGTTCTTAAATTATTGCCGATTTTATGTGGTATTATCGCAGGGTATAGCGTCTCTTTAGTGTTAGGGATTGTCAGTTTTGACTCAGTCGCGAAAGCGGCATGGTTTGCGATACCAAATTTTGTGACACCTGAGTGGAATCTTGAAGCGATCATCTATATTTTACCGATTGCCATTGCACCAGCGGTGGAGCATGTGGGTGGCATTTTAACCATCAGCAATGTAACGAAA is drawn from Sulfurospirillum arsenophilum NBRC 109478 and contains these coding sequences:
- a CDS encoding uracil-xanthine permease family protein; this encodes MLHKTDYNFRLRDSIIGLQFLFVAFGALVLVPILTGLDPNVALFTAGFGTLLFQLTTREQIPPIFLASSFSFIAPIIYGLKTWGLAGTMCGLAAAGLFYFFLSVLVRIKGSDFLHKIFPAVVVGPVIMTIGLILSPVAVNMAMGKTGDGAIVLVPLNQAMMVSMSALIVTLLVALLGKGVLKLLPILCGIIAGYSVSLVLGIVSFDSVAKAAWFAIPNFVTPEWNLEAIIYILPIAIAPAVEHVGGILTISNVTKTDYLKKPGLKTTLLGDAIATTAASMLGGPPNTTYSEVTGAVTITKAYNPAIMTWAAIFAIVLAFVGKLGGLLATIPVPVMGGILLLLFGIIASIGLGTMVREKVDMNDPRNMIIVSMVLVLAIGGMVVDMGGVAFSGIGLGAIVGIVLNLVLPKGHHISEQ